A portion of the Bdellovibrionales bacterium genome contains these proteins:
- a CDS encoding S8 family serine peptidase yields MVSRMIVTASLLAWSQFGLAGQVLKFQRGEIPTVDKEILGALRLEANHNQEVQTRLHVIQFKQIIRDQDRKMLQDNGLKIYNYIPDDAYVVEGSPDRILELSLRPEIQAVLPMMPMWKKSADLPRVSVFNRKNQAIVMVQLNQDSQEQEFRDHLKGLDGAEILDGEGNAYYLKIELSQIDQLARMDEVIWIQAFSQMRLQYMNFPENSSFGGFEINPQAGDYTDLTGFESGTKIMGFEEAWKRGFDGRGQQVAMADTGLDSGDIPSVIGEFQGQVKKGYSYGIGASNWSDAMGHGTHVAGSVMSNGATSGGRIRGGAFAAEMIPEGMWSPIINNLTVPAKLNKLFASVYSDGARIHTNSWGGGQIAGAYDSYAFQADEFIWANPDMLVLFAAGNNGVDRSKDGRVDENSMASPGSAKNVLTIGASENLIAQGGIQRKLGELMGGEPWGVEPLKNDTLSNNADGMAAFSSRGPCLDGRIKPDVVAPGTNVVSTCSTVKGASPLWGNYNPSYCYSGGTSMSTPLVAGAAAVLRQYLSQEWGNANPSAALMKGILIATADDMYPGQYGIGPSQELPKSAPNNHEGYGRVNIERATTPKILESYYALIDQNQGLGTGEIFTEKVKVSAGKVKVTLVYTDAPGAPNAAKALVNNLDLEVEIGPPPAVGQFPPLGQGSLPTTLVSKNSTDNIEQLILDQAAAGELTIKVVGTNIPKGRNGKQPFAVVVSK; encoded by the coding sequence ATGGTTTCAAGGATGATAGTTACCGCAAGCCTATTGGCGTGGAGTCAATTTGGTCTTGCTGGGCAGGTACTGAAGTTTCAGAGGGGAGAGATTCCAACAGTCGACAAAGAAATCTTAGGAGCACTGAGGTTGGAAGCGAACCACAATCAGGAAGTGCAGACGCGATTGCATGTGATTCAGTTTAAGCAAATCATTCGCGATCAAGATAGGAAGATGCTTCAGGACAATGGCCTCAAGATTTATAATTATATTCCCGATGACGCCTATGTTGTTGAAGGATCACCTGACAGGATCCTAGAATTGAGTTTGAGACCTGAAATACAAGCTGTTCTTCCCATGATGCCAATGTGGAAAAAAAGTGCGGACCTACCACGGGTCAGCGTTTTCAATCGGAAAAACCAAGCCATCGTGATGGTCCAGTTAAATCAGGACAGCCAGGAACAAGAATTTCGAGATCATCTGAAAGGACTTGATGGAGCAGAAATTTTGGACGGTGAGGGCAATGCCTATTATTTAAAAATTGAACTGAGCCAAATTGATCAGCTGGCTCGCATGGATGAGGTAATTTGGATACAGGCCTTTTCGCAAATGAGATTGCAGTACATGAATTTTCCAGAGAATTCTTCCTTTGGCGGTTTTGAGATCAACCCCCAAGCGGGAGATTACACTGATCTTACTGGATTTGAGTCCGGTACAAAAATTATGGGATTTGAAGAGGCTTGGAAACGCGGATTTGATGGACGTGGTCAGCAAGTGGCAATGGCTGATACGGGTCTTGATAGCGGCGATATCCCGTCAGTGATCGGCGAATTTCAAGGACAAGTGAAGAAGGGATACAGCTATGGAATCGGTGCCTCCAACTGGTCCGATGCGATGGGTCACGGAACTCACGTGGCCGGATCGGTGATGAGCAACGGAGCCACATCAGGTGGTCGTATTCGAGGAGGCGCTTTTGCTGCAGAGATGATCCCCGAGGGAATGTGGTCTCCGATTATCAACAATCTGACGGTGCCAGCAAAACTCAATAAGCTATTTGCCTCTGTTTACTCGGACGGGGCTCGGATTCACACAAATTCGTGGGGAGGGGGGCAAATTGCAGGGGCCTATGATTCATATGCTTTCCAGGCCGACGAATTTATTTGGGCTAATCCCGACATGCTTGTTCTTTTTGCTGCAGGCAACAATGGGGTGGACCGAAGCAAAGATGGACGAGTGGATGAAAATTCAATGGCCTCTCCTGGATCTGCCAAGAATGTGCTGACCATTGGAGCCTCCGAGAATCTTATTGCACAAGGTGGAATACAACGCAAACTTGGAGAACTAATGGGAGGGGAGCCCTGGGGAGTAGAGCCTCTCAAGAATGATACTCTCTCAAATAATGCTGACGGCATGGCCGCGTTTTCCTCTCGAGGACCTTGTCTTGACGGACGAATCAAGCCTGATGTCGTGGCGCCGGGGACCAATGTTGTGAGCACTTGCTCGACAGTCAAAGGAGCGAGCCCACTCTGGGGCAATTACAATCCAAGTTACTGCTATTCCGGTGGAACTTCGATGTCGACTCCGCTTGTAGCTGGAGCCGCCGCTGTTCTTCGCCAATATCTCAGTCAGGAATGGGGAAACGCAAATCCCAGTGCTGCTTTAATGAAGGGCATCTTAATTGCGACCGCAGATGACATGTATCCTGGACAATATGGCATTGGGCCCAGCCAAGAACTTCCAAAATCAGCGCCAAACAATCATGAGGGCTACGGACGCGTCAATATTGAACGGGCGACAACACCAAAAATTTTGGAGTCCTATTATGCCTTGATTGATCAAAATCAGGGACTTGGTACAGGAGAGATCTTTACCGAAAAAGTTAAAGTCTCTGCAGGAAAAGTGAAAGTGACTTTAGTGTACACGGATGCTCCTGGCGCTCCGAATGCGGCGAAGGCCTTGGTCAACAATTTAGATCTCGAAGTCGAGATAGGACCTCCTCCTGCGGTCGGGCAGTTCCCCCCCTTGGGACAAGGTTCTCTCCCAACGACGCTGGTTTCTAAAAATTCCACTGATAATATCGAGCAGCTGATACTCGATCAGGCAGCGGCGGGAGAGCTGACAATCAAAGTTGTTGGTACAAACATTCCAAAGGGGCGAAACGGGAAGCAGCCTTTTGCGGTCGTGGTTTCAAAGTAA
- the recG gene encoding ATP-dependent DNA helicase RecG produces MSLTIDTSVQYIKGVGPKLGGILSRRGINTVGDLLEWFPRAYEDHRAIRNIASLKAEQVVSLVAEVVSLRSSALGRTGKRMFEMMVKDQTGRVSCKFFRIPHKGFFDKFQTYDKIRIIGKVSDYRGRMEFLHPEIHHAQVGIEETDSLVPIYTETEGLSPSKIRKIISTALDSSSLEDSLPTWMYRDFQLLEWPHALREIHQPPKNAADLFLSFKSPAQQRMIFEDFFWMELLLVMRRAELGREKAFQVKSHSSLVDSIREGLAFQLTSAQIRAFTEIVTDLQKQHPMHRLVQGDVGCGKTIVALLAAAQVADSGYQTCLMVPTEILATQHFQNWQKKLEPFGLGGKVTLLTSQVKEPTKKEIYNKLASGEIDIVIGTQALLQSSVQFKQLGLVIVDEQHRFGVEQRVTLKEKGISPHFLLMTATPIPRSLAMTLYGDLDISVIDELPLGRQSILTRVTHEAKRNLIWEFLEKQVNQGRQAYVVYPLVEESEKIDLKNATAEFEKLRTKFPQFSFGLLHGKMKSVEKDQTMQEFREGRIQVLVATTVIEVGVDVPNANIMIIEHAERFGLSQLHQLRGRVGRGEYKSYCILVLGSAVSDEARRRVEIMERSGDGFKIAEADLELRGPGEFLGTRQSGLLGFKIADLVRDFGTLEKARAAAVKLIEIDPDLKKPEHQKLQRQLKLKQSNLWG; encoded by the coding sequence ATGTCCTTAACAATTGACACATCAGTTCAATACATCAAAGGGGTTGGCCCTAAGCTTGGTGGGATTTTATCTCGGCGAGGAATCAATACAGTCGGTGATTTGTTGGAATGGTTTCCAAGAGCTTACGAAGATCATCGGGCAATTCGCAATATTGCCAGCCTAAAGGCAGAACAGGTCGTTAGTCTGGTTGCCGAAGTGGTCAGTCTGCGCTCCTCTGCTCTTGGACGAACCGGGAAAAGAATGTTTGAGATGATGGTGAAAGATCAAACGGGTCGAGTTTCCTGTAAGTTCTTTCGGATTCCCCACAAAGGATTTTTTGATAAATTCCAGACCTATGACAAAATTCGAATTATTGGAAAGGTCAGCGACTATCGCGGACGGATGGAATTTCTTCATCCCGAAATACATCACGCCCAAGTTGGAATCGAAGAGACTGATTCTTTGGTTCCAATCTATACTGAAACGGAGGGACTCAGTCCCTCGAAAATTCGGAAAATAATTTCTACGGCTCTTGATTCTTCTTCTCTTGAGGATTCTTTGCCGACCTGGATGTACCGAGATTTTCAACTGTTGGAATGGCCTCATGCCCTGCGCGAAATTCATCAACCGCCGAAGAATGCGGCAGATCTGTTTCTGTCCTTCAAATCTCCAGCGCAGCAACGAATGATATTTGAAGATTTTTTTTGGATGGAACTTTTACTTGTGATGAGGCGAGCAGAGCTTGGAAGAGAGAAAGCCTTTCAAGTGAAGTCTCATTCAAGTCTAGTTGACAGCATCAGAGAGGGATTGGCATTTCAGCTCACATCCGCTCAAATTCGTGCTTTCACCGAAATTGTGACAGATTTGCAGAAGCAGCACCCGATGCATCGCTTGGTCCAGGGAGATGTGGGATGTGGGAAAACAATAGTGGCTTTACTCGCGGCAGCCCAAGTCGCTGACTCGGGATATCAAACTTGTCTCATGGTACCCACCGAAATTCTCGCGACACAGCACTTTCAGAATTGGCAGAAGAAATTAGAGCCCTTCGGATTAGGAGGGAAAGTCACTCTCCTCACGAGCCAAGTGAAAGAGCCCACGAAAAAGGAGATTTATAATAAATTGGCTTCTGGCGAAATTGATATTGTCATTGGAACACAGGCTCTGCTTCAGTCTAGCGTACAGTTCAAACAGCTCGGATTGGTCATTGTGGATGAACAGCACCGGTTTGGGGTGGAGCAAAGAGTGACATTAAAGGAAAAAGGCATTTCACCTCATTTTCTTTTGATGACGGCAACGCCGATTCCTCGATCGCTTGCTATGACTTTGTATGGGGATTTGGATATTTCAGTTATCGATGAGTTGCCTCTCGGTCGACAGTCGATCTTGACCCGAGTGACTCATGAAGCCAAGAGAAATTTGATTTGGGAATTTCTCGAAAAGCAAGTGAACCAGGGTCGTCAGGCCTACGTTGTCTACCCCCTGGTCGAGGAAAGCGAAAAAATTGATCTAAAAAATGCAACAGCAGAGTTTGAGAAATTAAGGACCAAATTTCCTCAATTTTCATTTGGCCTTTTGCATGGAAAAATGAAATCTGTCGAAAAAGATCAAACGATGCAGGAGTTTCGTGAAGGACGAATTCAGGTTTTGGTTGCGACAACAGTGATAGAAGTGGGAGTGGATGTTCCCAACGCCAATATCATGATCATTGAGCACGCTGAGAGATTTGGCTTATCTCAGCTTCACCAGCTGCGAGGTCGAGTGGGAAGAGGCGAATACAAGAGTTATTGCATTTTAGTTTTGGGCTCAGCCGTTTCTGATGAAGCTCGTCGGCGTGTTGAAATTATGGAAAGAAGTGGCGATGGTTTTAAAATTGCTGAAGCCGATCTGGAACTGCGTGGACCCGGAGAATTTTTGGGAACTCGTCAGTCGGGTCTTTTGGGTTTTAAGATAGCTGACCTCGTGCGCGATTTTGGAACCCTTGAAAAGGCAAGAGCTGCGGCCGTAAAGCTCATTGAAATTGATCCGGACCTAAAGAAACCCGAGCATCAAAAGCTTCAGAGGCAATTGAAATTGAAGCAATCAAATTTGTGGGGTTGA
- a CDS encoding HD domain-containing protein gives MSDQAYMKIRMASIHPSHPLPFDVYVCINGRYVHYLRSGDTITAAKIDSLEKKAPDSFFLRIEDRQPYKAYIHQQLSSDKIHGKDKALILRESSFSLVEELFESPNVARALQESRGIIDQFVSFIDAEPEAVSYLIGLSSHDFYTYTHSLDVSIYSLGLGQSASYQGEELKELGLGALFHDIGKRHVNVDIITKTGPLDESEWAEMQRHPTYGLKILTEQKGSTNLKACCFEHHESFLGNGYPQQLSGQEIHPMARIVAITDTYDALTTKRSYNQPMTPTNALEFMKHKLAARYDQDLMKAMYDVLFQMNAEASKSS, from the coding sequence ATGAGTGATCAAGCCTACATGAAGATCAGGATGGCGTCGATTCATCCGTCTCATCCGCTTCCCTTCGATGTGTATGTGTGCATCAATGGACGTTATGTTCACTATCTAAGAAGTGGCGATACGATCACCGCAGCAAAAATCGATAGTCTTGAAAAAAAGGCACCTGATTCCTTTTTTCTTCGAATCGAAGACCGCCAGCCATATAAGGCCTATATCCACCAGCAACTGAGCAGTGACAAAATCCACGGCAAAGACAAAGCCCTTATCCTTCGGGAAAGTTCTTTTTCTCTTGTTGAAGAACTCTTTGAGAGTCCCAATGTTGCAAGAGCACTTCAGGAATCAAGGGGCATCATCGACCAATTCGTGTCATTTATCGATGCTGAACCTGAAGCAGTCTCCTATCTGATTGGCCTTTCAAGTCATGATTTCTATACTTACACTCATTCGCTTGATGTTTCTATCTACAGCCTTGGACTCGGACAATCGGCCTCCTATCAGGGAGAGGAACTCAAAGAGCTGGGTTTGGGCGCGCTCTTTCATGATATAGGCAAACGCCATGTGAACGTCGACATCATCACAAAGACAGGTCCTCTAGATGAGTCCGAGTGGGCCGAAATGCAGCGTCACCCAACCTATGGCCTCAAGATATTGACCGAACAAAAGGGCTCAACAAACCTCAAGGCCTGTTGCTTTGAACATCATGAGTCTTTTCTCGGAAATGGCTATCCTCAGCAGCTCTCTGGCCAGGAAATCCACCCAATGGCACGCATCGTCGCAATCACTGATACCTATGATGCGCTGACGACCAAACGCTCCTACAATCAACCGATGACTCCCACAAATGCTCTGGAATTCATGAAGCACAAACTTGCCGCAAGATATGACCAGGACCTGATGAAGGCCATGTATGATGTCCTATTTCAGATGAACGCGGAAGCTTCAAAAAGTTCCTAG